One stretch of Paramormyrops kingsleyae isolate MSU_618 chromosome 4, PKINGS_0.4, whole genome shotgun sequence DNA includes these proteins:
- the LOC111852559 gene encoding protein FAM110B-like, whose product MPTEALRSEGAVRVPGQVTPAPAVPLRILNKGPEYFRRTAEPNPKRLSAVERLEADKAKYVKSQEVMKSRQEPVKPPAGQAATPKACNNNAKAESCVQRGNLNLDILRNILNSSEGTSASKAQGARSWAPRRSAEPAGNLNVSRRLLEEGSGHLPPLYASHSSSDIRRACHGKAYRVAPSCGSAPPLPARRGAPPITVPPLETDGVASVLSAGAPPLRRSKSDLSERLGVRPDADQFFSHCGLDPEEMENTDVESGPRAGSDVISLNFRSASVLSSDRERSPHSDGEPTDDEDDGDRVPYGISAVERNARVIKWLYGIRQARETHRVSHV is encoded by the coding sequence ATGCCTACGGAGGCACTGCGCTCAGAGGGTGCGGTCAGGGTGCCCGGCCAGGTCACGCCGGCGCCCGCCGTCCCCCTGCGCATCCTGAACAAGGGGCCCGAATACTTCCGGCGCACGGCCGAGCCCAACCCCAAGCGGCTAAGCGCCGTGGAGCGACTGGAGGCCGACAAGGCAAAGTACGTGAAGAGCCAGGAGGTGATGAAGAGCCGACAAGAGCCGGTGAAGCCCCCAGCCGGCCAGGCTGCCACCCCCAAGGCCTGCAACAACAATGCCAAGGCGGAGAGCTGTGTACAGAGGGGCAACCTCAACCTGGACATTCTGAGGAACATTCTGAACAGCTCAGAGGGCACCTCGGCCAGTAAGGCCCAGGGCGCACGCAGCTGGGCGCCCCGGCGCTCGGCTGAGCCGGCGGGCAACCTGAACGTCAGCCGGCGCCTCCTAGAGGAGGGATCGGGCCACCTGCCGCCGCTCTATGCCTCCCACAGTTCCTCGGACATCAGGAGGGCGTGTCACGGCAAAGCCTACCGCGTGGCACCCAGCTGCGGCTCCGCCCCTCCGCTGCCGGCCAGGCGTGGTGCCCCGCCCATCACCGTGCCGCCTCTGGAGACAGATGGGGTGGCGTCAGTGCTCTCGGCCGGGGCGCCCCCCCTGCGCCGATCCAAATCCGACCTGAGCGAGCGGCTGGGGGTCCGGCCCGATGCCGACCAGTTCTTCAGCCACTGTGGCCTGGACCCTGAGGAGATGGAGAACACAGACGTGGAGAGCGGCCCCCGTGCCGGGTCTGATGTCATCTCGCTGAACTTCCGCAGTGCTAGCGTGCTCAGCTCGGACCGTGAACGCTCGCCCCACAGTGACGGCGAGCCCACGGACGACGAGGATGATGGGGACCGTGTGCCCTATGGCATCTCGGCTGTGGAGCGCAACGCTCGCGTTATCAAGTGGCTTTACGGTATCCGGCAGGCCCGCGAGACGCACAGGGTCTCTCATGTCTGA